A region of Ictidomys tridecemlineatus isolate mIctTri1 chromosome 4, mIctTri1.hap1, whole genome shotgun sequence DNA encodes the following proteins:
- the Fen1 gene encoding flap endonuclease 1, producing MGIQGLAKLIADVAPSAIRENDIKSYFGRKVAIDASMSIYQFLIAVRQGGDVLQNEEGETTSHLMGMFYRTIRMMENGIKPVYVFDGKPPQLKSGELAKRSERRAEAEKQLQQAQAAGVEEEVEKFTKRLVKVTKQHNDECKHLLSLMGIPFLDAPSEAEASCAALVKAGKVYAAATEDMDCLTFGSPVLMRHLTASEAKKLPIQEFHLSRILQELGLNQEQFVDLCILLGSDYCESIRGIGPKRAVDLIQKHKSIEEIVRRLDPNKYPVPENWLHKEAQQLFLEPEVLDPESVELKWSEPNEEELVKFMCGEKQFSEERIRSGVKRLSKSRQGSTQGRLDDFFKVTGSLSSAKRKEPEPKGSAKKKAKTGAAGKFKRGK from the coding sequence ATGGGAATTCAAGGCCTGGCCAAACTAATTGCTGATGTGGCCCCCAGTGCCATCCGGGAGAATGACATCAAGAGCTACTTTGGCCGAAAGGTGGCCATTGATGCCTCCATGAGCATTTATCAGTTTCTGATTGCAGTTCGCCAGGGTGGGGATGTGCTACAGAATGAAGAAGGTGAGACCACCAGTCACCTGATGGGCATGTTCTACCGCACCATCCGCATGATGGAGAATGGCATcaagcctgtgtatgtctttgaTGGGAAACCGCCACAGCTTAAGTCGGGTGAGCTGGCCAAACGCAGTGAGCGGCGTGCTGAGGCAGAGAAGCAGCTACAGCAGGCTCAGGCTGCTGGGGTGGAGGAAGAGGTGGAAAAATTCACCAAGCGGCTAGTGAAGGTCACTAAGCAGCACAACGATGAGTGCAAACACCTGCTGAGCCTCATGGGCATCCCATTCCTTGATGCACCCAGCGAGGCAGAGGCCAGCTGTGCTGCCCTGGTGAAAGCTGGCAAAGTCTATGCTGCAGCCACCGAGGACATGGACTGCCTTACCTTCGGCAGCCCTGTGCTGATGCGACATCTGACAGCCAGTGAGGCCAAGAAACTGCCCATCCAGGAGTTCCACCTGAGCCGGATTCTGCAGGAGCTGGGTCTGAACCAGGAGCAGTTTGTGGATCTTTGCATTCTCCTGGGCAGTGATTACTGTGAGAGTATCCGGGGCATTGGGCCCAAGCGGGCTGTGGACCTCATCCAGAAGCACAAAAGCATCGAGGAGATCGTGCGGCGACTTGACCCCAATAAGTACCCTGTGCCAGAAAATTGGCTCCACAAGGAGGCCCAGCAGCTCTTCCTGGAGCCAGAGGTGCTGGACCCAGAGTCTGTGGAGCTGAAGTGGAGTGAGCCAAATGAAGAGGAGCTCGTCAAGTTCATGTGTGGTGAAAAGCAGTTCTCTGAGGAGCGAATCCGCAGTGGGGTCAAGCGACTGAGTAAGAGCCGCCAAGGCAGCACGCAGGGCCGTCTGGATGATTTCTTTAAGGTGACTGGCTCTCTGTCCTCAGCCAAGCGCAAAGAGCCAGAACCCAAGGGATCCGCTAAGAAGAAGGCAAAGACTGGGGCAGCAGGGAAGTTcaagaggggaaaataa
- the Tmem258 gene encoding dolichyl-diphosphooligosaccharide--protein glycosyltransferase subunit TMEM258 has translation MELEAMSRYTSPVNPAVFPHLTVVLLAIGMFFTAWFFVYEVTSTKYTRDIYKELLISLVASLFMGYGVLFLLLWVGIYV, from the exons ATG GAGCTCGAGGCCATGAGCAGATACACCAGCCCAGTAAATCCAGCTGTCTTCCCCCATCTGACTGTGGTGCTTCTGGCTATTGGCATGTTCTTCACCGCCTGGTTCTTCGT TTACGAGGTTACCTCCACCAAGTACACACGGGATATCTACAAAGAGCTCCTCATCTCCTTGGTGGCCTCACTCTTTATGGGCTATGGagtcctcttcctccttctctgggTCGGCATCTACGTGTGA